In Tripterygium wilfordii isolate XIE 37 chromosome 15, ASM1340144v1, whole genome shotgun sequence, one DNA window encodes the following:
- the LOC120016242 gene encoding uncharacterized protein LOC120016242 isoform X3 → MAKFNQLRTIAPFDEVSCHIVKLVLRNNALTTLRGIENLRAVEALDVSYNIISNFSELEFLAGLSSLHSLWLEGNPLCCARWYRAQVFSYFIHPAKLKLDDKEISNREFWKMQILVAGRHKRPSSFGYYSPVRDEADGEGSINIKRRKISRLASIVSEEESIYFCSDQESASCDNEIQSKEENVVSDNEAEIVDLMNKVELMKKERSVFWLREFKEWMDHSSENLVDDSDRYGLAALHTVEQNCMTNKTSQKNPGESSRYASDTCQASGDESTNIIESESSFADISSGHGGVSLPGFGRVDLGLEHHRYQSLEGFGSMSLLAKSSIHDSLSIQGAHTNVGSVSISPLSAINDATESHSSYAVPGSPPHFQEDILHRRHNLVEEILQLSAESYSVASSDSYTSCSEDDLCEFEQSTSEVNRSLGEEYLYPSTRGQISSYHLENNHQDQRPEIYLGEDSKILFGAHAECWPFNSELLNSKACDFPAASGDGEIAHFDIKDADCLEKRKHRRKPRKKLVSLLEEDIMVDKSEMSRVSNGKMHTPGTDVQGEPEKQTLLEDINARLSLKNGTRTSVSDDTGRSSVAYCSSSGADDFLEQYFNANVADSRNHEICMQSLHCDCILGPEFLYREREVVLLLSSENKLYVLLPAAAFDRSASIPRLLGCHKIVDVRVALVGVGLQVVRVCIESSATYLFITRSMEKSRQLLCILQILDTHATNDNYLLRSLEQVQVELFQKQVCGGSKISIFQYSMVKFWCCNAEEASWLSRSLFVTGGYVLVCMEDLSRFGFLLADASSPPYFSLDSCCSIADVSEMVIETGEGYCVTLTLECATTEFCPSPKALEAAAIDKDKVASGSLTWKLGWFSEESLFNFVSLIKAIHAGMTTSTLPIRCVS, encoded by the exons ATGGCTAAGTTCAATCAGTTGAGAACTATAGCTCCATTTGATGAG GTCTCTTGTCATATTGTTAAACTTGTTTTGAGGAACAATGCTCTTACTACATTGCGTGGGATTGAGAATTTGAGGGCAGTTGAAGCGCTTGATGTTTCCTACAATATTATATCGAATTTTTCAGAGTTGGAGTTCCTTGCAGGCCTCTCATCTTTGCATAGCTTGTGGTTAGAAGGAAATCCATTGTGTTGTGCACGATGGTATCGGGCACAAGTATTCAGCTATTTTATCCATCCTGCCAAG TTGAAGTTAGACGACAAGGAAATCAGCAACAGAGAGTTCTGGAAGATGCAAATATTAGTAGCCGGCAGGCATAAGCGCCCTTCCAGTTTCGGATACTATTCTCCGGTCAGAGATGAAGCTGACGGAGAAGGGAGTATCAACATAAAAAGG AGAAAGATCTCTCGGCTTGCTTCAATTGTGAGTGAAGAGGAGAGCATTTATTTTTGTTCTGACCAAGAATCTGCATCTTGTGATAATGAGATTCAAAGCAAAGAGGAGAATGTCGTCTCTGATAATGAGGCTGAAATAGTTGATTTGATGAACAAAGTGGAACTTATGAAGAAAGAACGTTCTGTATTCTGGCTACGAGAGTTTAAGGAGTGGATGGATCATTCTTCAGAGAATTTAGTGGATGACAGTGATAGATATGGTCTGGCTGCATTGCACACTGTGGAGCAAAATTGTATGACAAACAAGACAAGCCAGAAGAATCCTGGTGAAAGTTCAAGATATGCATCAGACACCTGTCAAGCTTCAGGAGATGAAAGTACAAACATTATAGAATCGGAGTCTTCTTTCGCAGATATCTCTTCTGGTCATGGTGGGGTTTCTCTTCCAGGCTTTGGTAGAGTTGATCTAGGGCTGGAGCATCACAGATACCAGTCACTTGAAGGGTTTGGCAGTATGTCCCTGCTAGCCAAGAGCTCCATTCACGATTCATTATCAATTCAGGGAGCTCATACAAATGTTGGCAGTGTCAGCATATCACCATTGTCTGCCATAAATGATGCAACAGAATCTCATTCATCCTATGCTGTTCCAGGATCTCCTCCACATTTTCAAGAGGACATTTTACATCGTCGCCACAACCTAGTTGAAGAGATTTTGCAGCTGTCTGCGGAGTCCTATTCAGTAGCATCATCTGATAGTTATACAAGTTGTAGTGAAGATGATTTGTGTGAATTTGAGCAGTCAACTTCTGAAGTCAATCGATCACTGGGTGAAGAATACCTTTATCCCAGCACGAGAGGCCAAATATCTTCATATCATCTAGAGAATAACCATCAGGACCAAAGGCCTGAAATTTATTTAGGAGAGGATAGCAAAATTTTATTTGGCGCACATGCTGAATGCTGGCCTTTTAATTCTGAACTTTTAAATTCCAAGGCCTGTGATTTTCCAGCTGCTTCTGGTGATGGTGAAATTGCTCATTTTGACATCAAGGATGCTGATTGCTTGGAGAAGAGGAAACACAGAAGGAAACCTAGAAAAAAACTTGTTTCTCTACTGGAGGAGGATATCATGGTTGACAAATCAGAAATGTCACGAGTATCAAATGGAAAGATGCATACTCCTGGAACTGATGTGCAAGGTGAACCAGAGAAGCAAACTCTTCTGGAAGATATCAATGCAAGATTGTCTTTGAAAAATGGAACTAGAACCTCAGTAAGTGATGATACTGGTAGAAGTTCTGTGGCTTACTGCTCATCTTCGGGGGCTGATGACTTTCTCGAGCAATATTTCAATGCAAATGTTGCAGATTCCAGGAATCATGAGATCTGTATGCAGTCCCTGCACTGTGATTGCATTTTGGGGCCCGAATTCTTGTACCGGGAAAG AGAAGTAGTTCTCTTACTAAGCAGTGAAAACAAGTTGTATGTGTTACTTCCTGCGGCTGCATTTGATCGGTCAG CAAGTATTCCACGGTTATTGGGTTGCCACAAAATTGTAGATGTTAGAGTGGCTTTAGTCGGTGTTGGACTTCAGGTTGTAAG GGTTTGCATTGAGAGTAGTGCAACATATCTGTTCATAACAAGAAGCATGGAGAAATCAAGACAATTACTTTGCATCTTGCAGATTCTTGACACTCATGCAACAAATGATAATTATTTGTTAAGAAG TTTGGAGCAGGTTCAGGTTGAGTTGTTTCAGAAACAAGTATGTGGAGGCTCAAAAATCAGCATTTTCCAATACTCTATGGTGAAGTTTTGGTGCTGTAATGCCGAAG AGGCATCATGGCTTTCAAGATCATTGTTTGTGACTGGAGGGTATGTGCTAGTGTGCATGGAAGACCTTTCACGTTTTGGCTTTCTATTGGCTGATGCATCTTCACCTCCATATTTTTCGCTGGACTCTTGTTGCTCCATTGCTGATGTATCTGAGATG GTCATCGAGACTGGGGAAGGTTACTGTGTGACTTTAACTCTTGAATGTGCTACAACAGAGTTTTGCCCCTCTCCAAAAGCTCTGGAGGCTGCAGCAATTGACAAGGATAAGGTAGCTTCAGGCTCTCTTACATGGAAGCTCGGGTGGTTCTCAGAAGAAAGCCTATTCAATTTTGTTTCGTTGATTAAAGCCATTCATGCAGGGATGACAACGTCTACTTTACCCATAAGATGTGTGTCATGA
- the LOC120016100 gene encoding 50S ribosomal protein L20-like isoform X1 — MNKKEIFKLAKGFRGRAKNCIRIARERVEKALQYSYRDRRNKKRDMRSLWIERINAGSRQHGLQVNYGNFMHGLMKENIQLNRKVLSEISMHEPYSFKALVDISRTAFPGNKNVVFPSRKAENSINA; from the exons ATGAACAAGAAGGAGATTTTTAAGCTTGCTAAGGGATTCCGTGGAAGGGCCAAGAACTGCATCAGGATAGCgagggagagagtagagaagGCATTGCAATACTCGTACAGAGACCGTCGCAACAAGAAGCGTGACATGCGCTCTCTGTGGATCGAGCGCATCAATGCTGGTTCCCGCCAACACGGT TTACAGGTTAACTATGGTAACTTCATGCATGGGCTGATGAAGGAGAACATCCAACTGAACCGGAAAGTTTTGTCCGAGATATCTATGCATGAACCATATAGCTTCAAGGCCCTCGTAGACATATCTCGCACCGCCTTCCCAGGAAACAAGAACGTGGTTTTTCCTTCGAGGAAGGCAGAGAATTCAATTAATGCATAA
- the LOC120016243 gene encoding surfeit locus protein 1 has translation MAAASISKSLTRLCRGGGVNGALSYLQNVWIQSSAFSTSAPSLSSAVSDSKSISSSQTQEKEKRSIWSKMFLFLPGAITFGLGTWQIFRRQDKIDTLKFRQKRLELEPLKFNDLPPSSNKMETLEFRRVACRGVFDEERTIFLGPRSRSISGVTENGYYAITPLLPIPNDSESIKAPILVNRGWVPRSWRDKSFEISRDRKIKSSPPLQQDERSSWWRFWSKKPRKVEDQIPNVTAVEVIGVVRGSEKPSMFVPENDPSGSQWFYVDVPAIARACGLPERTVYVEDINENVDPSNPYPLPKEANALIHSSVMPQDHLNYMLTWYSLSAAVTFMAVKRLRPKRNRR, from the exons ATGGCGGCAGCCTCAATTTCTAAGTCACTGACACGACTCTGCCGTGGCG gtggcgtTAATGGGGCCCTCTCGTATCTTCAAAATGTTTGGATCCAGTCCTCTGCCTTCTCCACCTCTGCCCCTTCCCTCTCATCCGCAGTCTCTGACTCTAAATCCATCTCCTCTTCACAAACTCAAG AGAAGGAGAAAAGGTCGATATGGTCCAAAATGTTTCTGTTCTTACCTGGAGCCATCACTTTTGGCCTTGGGACCTGGCAAATCTTCCGAAGGCAAGACAAG ATAGATACACTAAAGTTTAGACAGAAGAGGTTGGAGTTGGAACCCCTTAAATTCAATGACTTACCCCCTTCTAGCAATAAAATGGAGACTCTTGAGTTTAGAAGGGTGGCATGCAGAGGAGTTTTTGATGAAGAAAGGACTATCTTTTTGGGTCCAAGGTCTAGAAGTATTTCTGGAGTGACAGAAAACGGTTACTATGCTATCACACCCCTTTTGCCAATCCCCAATGATTCTGAGAG TATTAAGGCACCAATTCTAGTCAATAGAGGATGGGTCCCCCGCAGTTGGAGAGATAAGTcttttgaaatttcaagagaTCGTAAAATAAAATCATCTCCTCCTCTTCAACAGGATGAAAGAAGCTCCTGGTGGAGGTTTTGGTCCAAGAAACCTCGTAAAGTTGAG GATCAAATCCCTAATGTTACTGCTGTGGAAGTTATTGGAGTAGTTCGTGGGAGTGAGAAGCCTAGCATGTTTGTTCCAGAAAATGATCCTAGTGGCTCCCAGTGGTTCTATGTGGATGTTCCTGCAATTGCACGTGCTTGTGGACTCCCCGAAAGGACTGTGTATGTGGAAGACATTAATGAAAATGTGGATCCAAGTAATCCTTACCCTCTTCCAAAGGAGGCCAATGCCTTGATTCACAGTTCGGTCATGCCACAGGACCATCTAAATTATATGTTGACATG GTATTCTTTGTCGGCAGCAGTTACATTCATGGCTGTCAAGAGACTGAGGCCAAAAAGGAACCGGAGGTAA
- the LOC120016100 gene encoding 50S ribosomal protein L20-like isoform X2, with protein sequence MNKKEIFKLAKGFRGRAKNCIRIARERVEKALQYSYRDRRNKKRDMRSLWIERINAGSRQHGVNYGNFMHGLMKENIQLNRKVLSEISMHEPYSFKALVDISRTAFPGNKNVVFPSRKAENSINA encoded by the exons ATGAACAAGAAGGAGATTTTTAAGCTTGCTAAGGGATTCCGTGGAAGGGCCAAGAACTGCATCAGGATAGCgagggagagagtagagaagGCATTGCAATACTCGTACAGAGACCGTCGCAACAAGAAGCGTGACATGCGCTCTCTGTGGATCGAGCGCATCAATGCTGGTTCCCGCCAACACGGT GTTAACTATGGTAACTTCATGCATGGGCTGATGAAGGAGAACATCCAACTGAACCGGAAAGTTTTGTCCGAGATATCTATGCATGAACCATATAGCTTCAAGGCCCTCGTAGACATATCTCGCACCGCCTTCCCAGGAAACAAGAACGTGGTTTTTCCTTCGAGGAAGGCAGAGAATTCAATTAATGCATAA
- the LOC120015925 gene encoding non-specific lipid transfer protein GPI-anchored 19-like — MFFSMGANLCYGDFSQTLGESMNQAYLVQDSNGSPPSDSMPCIKKLMPCEPYLGKPTTPPASCCVPLKEMVKDEKQCLCDVFNNAAFLKSLNITQEIALQLPKACGAPVDISVCKKGASSPPSGSPAVPSPPSSSPAVPSPPSGSPAPPKSSDNSSSSSSSSSSPKAASAGYAISRNIWGHVYMVLFAALIFSAL; from the exons ATGTTTTTCTCAATGGGGGCTAATTTGTGTTATGGGGACTTTTCACAAACACTTGGTGAGTCAATGAATCAAGCATATTTGGTCCAAGACAGCAATGGTTCTCCTCCTAGTGATTCAATGCCATGTATCAAGAAACTCATGCCTTGTGAACCATACCTTGGAAAGCCAACAACTCCGCCGGCATCATGTTGCGTGCCGTTGAAGGAGATGGTGAAAGATGAGAAGCAGTGTTTGTGTGATGTCTTCAACAATGCTGCTTTCTTGAAGTCTCTCAATATCACTCAAGAGATTGCATTGCAACTACCCAAAGCTTGTGGTGCTCCTGTTGACATTTCTGTTTGCAAGaaag GAGCATCATCACCACCTTCTGGTTCTCCAGCAGTTCCATCGCCACCATCTAGTTCTCCGGCAGTTCCATCACCACCATCTGGTTCTCCAGCTCCTCCTAAATCTTCTGATAACA gttcttcttcttcttcgagcAGTAGCAGCCCCAAAGCAGCAAGTGCAGGATATGCAATCAGTCGTAATATCTGGGGACATGTCTACATGGTCTTGTTCGCGGCTTTAATTTTTTCAGCACTCTAG